A window of Desulfotignum phosphitoxidans DSM 13687 genomic DNA:
TTGGGCCTGCGGGGAGAACGGCTGGCAAACAGTCCCACTTCCCTGCCCCCGCCGCTGGGGGGCCGGACATGCAGGGTCACGGGTTTGTCCGGCCGGTCCAGGAAGAAAAACACCTGGATATAGTTGAACGTATCCAGGCGGTAGAGCCCGTCCGCCAGTTCCGGGTTCAGGTCAATGTAAAACGTGCCTGCCGCTTCCGGGTTTGGCTGGTGGGGCACGTCATGATGGGAGGTGTACGGGGTGTGAATGGTTCCGATGGGATGAAACAGGATGTCCATGATGTCTCCTTGATGATCAGTGTTTTTTTAATTTTTTCATACGGATGAAGACACGGGAGCCCGGGGCCGGATCAGGCCCTGGGCGCTGCGGATCAGGGTCCGGGTGTATTCATGATCCGGATGGTTGATGATCCGGGCCGCAGGACCCGTTTCAATGATCCGGCCGCCGGACATCACCCCGATGCGGTCCGCCACTTTTCGTGCCAGTCCGATGTTGTGGGTGACAAACAGCAGGGTCACCCCTTTTTCGATCTGAAGGGTCAACAGCATTTTGAGCACCTTAGCCTGGACACTGGGATCCAGGGCGCTGGTGGGTTCGTCGGCAACCAGCAGGTCGGGTTCATGCACCAGGGCCCGGGCCAGGCAGACCCGCTGGATGGCCCCCATGTTCAGTTCATGGGGATAGCGTTTCAGAAATTCCGGAGCACAGGACAGGCGCACATCGGACAGGGCTGCTTTGACCCGGTCTGCCAGTGCGGATTCGTTTGTGACGGTGTTGTGGATGCGCAGTGGTTCCGCCACAATTTCAAATACGGTAAGCCGGTGGCTGACCGATTCCGCCGGGTTCTGGTAGATGATTCCGATACAAGAGGCCAGAGATGCAGCATCTTTTTTCATCAACAGGTCCATGTCCCGGCCCTGGAAGTTACGGGTTCCCTGATCCGGGGAAACGGCCCCCGCTGCAATCATGGCCAGGGTGGTTTTGCCGGATCCCGTTTCTCCCACCAGGCAGAACACTTCTCCGGCCATGAGCGTCAGGTCCGTGGGATAAAGGGCCGTGACTTTGCCATAGGATTTGGCCACCTGTTCAAAATGCAGGGCCCGGGCGATTCCGCCCCGCAGGCAGCGCACCCGATGGTCCCCGTCAGGCGTGATCTCCATGGCCACAGATCCCAGGGAACAGGCCGGGATGGCCTGGGTGCACCGGGGCTGGAACAGGCACCCTTCCGGCGGGGCATGCCCCCCCTGGTGAAACGCGTCCGGGGCGGCCACATGGGTGTGCACATGGGTGTGGCCGTTATCTGCGGCATGGGCGTGGACCATCCGGTAGAACGCATCCCCCCGGATTCCGCCTAAGTCCCGCACTGCATCCATGGTGGGAAAGGCCCGGGCCAGGGCCAGGGTATAGGGATGAGCCGGGTGTTCCAACAGATCCCTGCCGGGCAGGTGTTCCATGATCTGGCCCAGATAGAGCACGGCAATATCATCGGCCAGGGCCCCGGCCAGATCCAGGTCATGGGTGATGAGCAGCACACTTTTGTTTTGGGCCCGGCATGCCTGAATCACGTCCGCGACAAAGGATTTGGTCACGGCATCCAACGCCGCCGTGGGTTCATCTAAAATCAACAGAGGCGGGTCCAGGATCAGGCCCATGGCCAGAAGTCCCCGCTGGACCTGGCCCCCGCTCAGTTCATGGGGATACCGGTCTGCCAGTTCCGATGCCAGGCCCATGGCCGTCAGCCGGGTTTCAGCCAGTTTCAGGGCTTTTTTTTTCGGGGTGCCCCGCTGGATCAACGGTTCAGCCACCTGATCTTTCAGTCGATGCACGGGATTGAGATTGGCGGCCCCGTTTTGAAACACCATGGCCGCTTTGGCCCACCGGACCGGGGTCATGCGGGCCTCATCAAACACCAGCAGATTGTCCTGATCCAGAAAGATCTCTCCTTGAACCTTGGCATTGTCCGGTAAAAGTCCCATGATGGCTTTGCCCAAAGTGGTCTTGCCGGAACCGGATTCTCCCACCAGGGCCGTGATACGTCCCGGCGCCAGGGTCAGGTTCACTCCGTCCAGAGCCAGCAGAGAGTGGTCGTCTTCCGTATATTGAACTGTCAGTTTTTTTATGGTGATCCGCACGAAGATATCATACCTTAAAGGGTTGAGGTTATAAAGCGGTTTTCAGCCGGGGATCAAACACCCGTTCCAGGCTGATGGTCACAAACGTGGTGCCCATGATCAGAAAAGACAGCAGCAACACCGGCGGCATCAGCCAGTGGGCCCAGATATCCATATAATAATACTTCAGCGCAAAACTGATCATTAAGCCCAGGGATTTCTGGGAAGGGTCGAACAGCCCCAGAAACGCCAGGGACGCTTCCATGAACACAGCCATACGCAGTTTGGCCGCAAAGTTGATGAGATACAATGGAAACAG
This region includes:
- the tsaA gene encoding tRNA (N6-threonylcarbamoyladenosine(37)-N6)-methyltransferase TrmO, whose protein sequence is MDILFHPIGTIHTPYTSHHDVPHQPNPEAAGTFYIDLNPELADGLYRLDTFNYIQVFFFLDRPDKPVTLHVRPPSGGGREVGLFASRSPRRPNPIGLSTVRLKGITGTRLDISGIDVLDNTPLLDLKPHFKGLDFKEDANDGWRNRT
- a CDS encoding ABC transporter ATP-binding protein, encoding MRITIKKLTVQYTEDDHSLLALDGVNLTLAPGRITALVGESGSGKTTLGKAIMGLLPDNAKVQGEIFLDQDNLLVFDEARMTPVRWAKAAMVFQNGAANLNPVHRLKDQVAEPLIQRGTPKKKALKLAETRLTAMGLASELADRYPHELSGGQVQRGLLAMGLILDPPLLILDEPTAALDAVTKSFVADVIQACRAQNKSVLLITHDLDLAGALADDIAVLYLGQIMEHLPGRDLLEHPAHPYTLALARAFPTMDAVRDLGGIRGDAFYRMVHAHAADNGHTHVHTHVAAPDAFHQGGHAPPEGCLFQPRCTQAIPACSLGSVAMEITPDGDHRVRCLRGGIARALHFEQVAKSYGKVTALYPTDLTLMAGEVFCLVGETGSGKTTLAMIAAGAVSPDQGTRNFQGRDMDLLMKKDAASLASCIGIIYQNPAESVSHRLTVFEIVAEPLRIHNTVTNESALADRVKAALSDVRLSCAPEFLKRYPHELNMGAIQRVCLARALVHEPDLLVADEPTSALDPSVQAKVLKMLLTLQIEKGVTLLFVTHNIGLARKVADRIGVMSGGRIIETGPAARIINHPDHEYTRTLIRSAQGLIRPRAPVSSSV